One window of Mesorhizobium sp. PAMC28654 genomic DNA carries:
- the cyoD gene encoding cytochrome o ubiquinol oxidase subunit IV — translation MSAGHHADTTENGHAHHGVDHGSLRGYLTGFGLSVVLTAIPFWLVMTNALGNQMASAIAIMAFAVVQIVVHMVFFLHMNTRSESGWTMMALIFTLILVVIALTGSLWVMYHLNANMMPGHDMSQIP, via the coding sequence ATGAGCGCCGGACATCACGCCGACACCACCGAAAACGGCCACGCGCATCACGGCGTCGATCACGGCTCGCTGCGCGGCTATCTGACGGGCTTCGGCCTGTCGGTGGTGCTGACCGCCATTCCCTTCTGGCTGGTCATGACCAACGCGCTGGGCAACCAGATGGCATCGGCGATCGCCATCATGGCCTTCGCGGTCGTGCAGATCGTCGTCCACATGGTGTTCTTCCTGCATATGAACACTAGGTCGGAAAGCGGCTGGACCATGATGGCGCTGATCTTCACCCTCATCCTGGTGGTGATCGCGCTGACCGGTTCGCTCTGGGTCATGTACCACCTCAACGCCAACATGATGCCCGGCCACGACATGAGCCAGATACCCTGA
- the cyoC gene encoding cytochrome o ubiquinol oxidase subunit III codes for MAHADTAIDDTIFHLEDDHGHAESGSSTMLGFWIYLMSDCLIFAMLFAVYGVLGGNYAAGPAPKDLFDLPLVALNTTMLLLSSITYGFAMLEMAKGRVGSMQIWLVVTGLFGLAFLGIELYEFAHFIHEGATPQRSGFLSSFFALVGTHGLHVTFGLVWLVVLMVQVSRHGLIAANQRRLMCLSMFWHFLDVIWIGVFTFVYLMGMLR; via the coding sequence ATGGCACACGCTGACACTGCGATCGACGACACGATCTTCCATCTGGAGGACGACCACGGGCATGCCGAGAGCGGCAGCAGCACCATGCTCGGCTTCTGGATCTATCTGATGAGCGACTGCCTCATCTTCGCGATGCTGTTCGCGGTCTATGGCGTTCTCGGCGGCAATTACGCCGCCGGGCCGGCGCCGAAGGATCTGTTCGATCTTCCGCTGGTCGCGCTCAACACGACCATGCTGCTCCTGTCCTCCATCACCTATGGCTTCGCCATGCTGGAGATGGCGAAAGGGCGCGTGGGTTCTATGCAGATATGGCTGGTGGTCACCGGCCTGTTCGGCCTCGCCTTCCTCGGCATCGAGCTCTACGAATTCGCGCATTTCATCCACGAAGGCGCGACGCCGCAGCGCAGTGGATTCCTGTCGTCCTTCTTCGCGCTGGTGGGAACGCACGGCCTGCACGTCACCTTCGGCCTTGTCTGGCTGGTGGTGCTGATGGTCCAGGTCTCCCGGCATGGGCTGATCGCCGCGAACCAGCGGCGCCTGATGTGCCTGAGCATGTTCTGGCACTTCCTCGACGTCATCTGGATCGGCGTCTTCACTTTCGTCTATCTGATGGGAATGTTGCGATGA